From a region of the Mercurialis annua linkage group LG1-X, ddMerAnnu1.2, whole genome shotgun sequence genome:
- the LOC126661915 gene encoding pectinesterase-like isoform X1 yields the protein MDLDDRGGKIGNVIVIGFSFVLIACVIIGFAASYRASPTPGDVSASRLSPPPPAPDLHLPQNSSSASSNKALASNFPTLESVCLQTDYVPTCRTSLSYVTNGKNSTYQDFIVAAINEAIQDVNFVKDLSKQLLSDSNIGIDHQALNDCDELLSLGLYDLKAAVSAASNNSDLLDTNSADIKNWLSAVLAYQEACSDGLMNKDSKLAMNNALKNPKQKTSNALAILDSYLKIQTPPENNNTSRILLSDDYPSWFSFANRRLLEGNESSTLQPDAIVAGDGSGQFRTIGEALNSYKLNGNGLYVIYVKAGVYNEHVFVPLNLTNVYMYGDGIDKTIVSDSKHATDGFPAYRTATIAVLGDGFVCKSMTIQNRAKSDRETVALRIQSDKAAIFRCKIEGSERSLYALAQRQFYRECIIIGSKDIIFGDSATIIQKSQILVRKSSKLNNFYTVTAQGRTERTETTGFVLHDCNITQETESWNIPTYLGRPAGRYSRTLIMQSYIGNVIDPEGWSLGSSKREKKMCFAELENNGPGADTRKRIKSEGYEIITNNSEAENYFPSNFIQANLWLGQIQVPFEDNLL from the exons ATGGATTTGGACGATAGAGGTGGCAAAATAGGCAATGTGATTGTTATAGGATTCTCTTTTGTTCTCATTGCTTGTGTTATTATTGGCTTTGCTGCTTCTTACAGAGCTTCTCCAACACCTGGTGACGTCTCAGCGTCTCGATTGTCACCACCACCTCCAGCTCCGGATCTACATTTGCCACAAAATTCATCGTCAGCATCTTCAAATAAAGCATTGGCGTCAAACTTTCCTACCCTTGAATCTGTTTGTTTGCAGACAGATTATGTTCCAACTTGCCGAACTTCTTTATCATACGTTACGAATGGAAAAAACTCGACTTACCAAGATTTTATTGTTGCTGCTATTAACGAAGCAATTCAAGATGTGAATTTTGTTAAGGATTTATCGAAACAACTTTTAAGTGACAGCAACATCGGAATTGATCATCAGGCTCTAAATGATTGTGATGAATTGTTATCATTAGGATTATATGATCTTAAGGCTGCAGTTTCTGCAGCATCTAATAACTCGGATTTGTTAGACACAAATTCCGCTGATATCAAGAACTGGTTGAGCGCTGTCCTTGCGTATCAAGAAGCTTGTAGCGACGGACTTATGAACAAGGATAGCAAATTGGCAATGAACAATGCCCTCAAAAATCCGAAACAGAAAACGAGCAATGCTTTAGCTATTCTTGATTCGTATTTGAAGATCCAAACTCCAcctgaaaataataatacatcTCGAATCCTGCTTAGCGACGACTATCCGTCGTGGTTTTCGTTTGCAAACCGGAGGCTTTTAGAGGGGAATGAGAGTAGTACACTGCAGCCTGATGCTATTGTGGCTGGTGATGGATCAGGGCAATTTAGAACCATTGGTGAAGCtctaaattcatataaattaaatggaaatggattatatgttatatatgtcaAGGCAGGAGTCTACAATGAACATGTATTTGTTCCTCTGAATCTTACCAATGTGTATATGTACGGTGACGGGATTGATAAAACAATCGTTTCCGACTCGAAACACGCTACAGATGGATTTCCAGCCTATCGGACAGCTACTATTG CTGTGCTTGGAGATGGATTTGTATGCAAGTCGATGACAATACAAAACAGGGCAAAATCGGATAGAGAAACGGTAGCTCTCAGAATACAATCTGATAAAGCAGCCATCTTCAGGTGCAAGATAGAAGGATCAGAACGCTCATTATACGCATTAGCTCAACGACAATTCTATCGAGAATGTATCATTATCGGATCCAAAGACATAATCTTTGGAGATTCCGCAACAATAATCCAAAAATCTCAAATTCTTGTCAGAAAATCATCcaaattaaataacttttacACCGTAACTGCACAAGGCAGGACAGAAAGAACCGAAACGACAGGATTTGTATTGCATGACTGCAATATAACTCAAGAAACAGAATCTTGGAATATTCCGACGTACTTAGGTCGGCCCGCCGGACGATATTCAAGAACCCTAATTATGCAATCTTATATAGGAAATGTGATAGATCCTGAAGGTTGGTCATTAGGGTCTTctaagagagaaaagaaaatgtGTTTTGCAGAATTAGAAAATAATGGACCTGGAGCTGATACTAGAAAAAGAATTAAATCTGAAGGATACGAGATTATTACTAATAATTCAGAGgcagaaaattattt
- the LOC126661924 gene encoding cyclic dof factor 2-like, whose protein sequence is MNQTNNISVKSNYSNMSQCKDPAIKLFGRNIPVPDIQILPKPPSKNSCNGNIKGETESCGEANLGEPAKSSATGQTTEEGQTPNQVNEVAKAASEPKEDEAETDCTDQEKVFKKPDKIVPCPRCNSLDTKFCYFNNYNVNQPRHFCKNCQRYWTAGGTMRNVPIGAGRRKNKHLASQYRHILVSSDGVPITSIENSDSASHQLMSSVESQTMLRPSTTGNGVVLKFGPEPPLCESMETALNLGEQKRYSEMSSSNCREIPEEPSSCGSSLSLSACGRNELPETIAQKEPVGLPGPTNELSVPHPLQCYPVPPWVFPVAPNWSNATSMTAAQLSTAQPCMPNSNNSNQVQWCSTPILAVPSFCSPSIPLQLVPASYLGCVPLWAAGAGNLAVNGSNGCSSPSSSTSTSCCSGNGSPKLGKHGRDLNLMDEEQADNCVLVPKTLRIDDTNETSRSPLWGTLGLKGDQKNPVSKGSVFKPFESKAERKDHVPESTPILEANPAALSRSTTFQESS, encoded by the coding sequence AATAGCTGCAATGGTAACATAAAAGGAGAAACTGAGAGTTGTGGTGAAGCCAACTTAGGAGAACCGGCTAAGTCATCTGCGACAGGACAAACTACGGAAGAAGGCCAAACCCCTAATCAAGTGAATGAGGTAGCAAAAGCAGCTTCCGAACCCAAAGAAGACGAGGCAGAGACTGATTGTACAGACCAAGAAAAAGTTTTCAAGAAGCCAGATAAGATCGTGCCGTGTCCACGATGTAACAGTTTAGACACAAAATTCTGTTACTTTAATAACTACAATGTCAACCAACCAAGACATTTCTGCAAAAATTGCCAGAGATATTGGACAGCTGGTGGAACGATGAGAAATGTCCCAATTGGTGCTGGGCGGAGGAAAAATAAGCACCTAGCCTCTCAGTACCGCCATATATTAGTATCTTCAGATGGGGTGCCAATTACCAGTATTGAAAACTCAGACTCAGCCAGCCACCAACTTATGTCGTCTGTTGAATCTCAAACCATGTTGAGGCCTTCGACAACAGGAAACGGCGTGGTGCTAAAATTTGGCCCGGAACCACCACTTTGCGAATCCATGGAGACAGCACTCAATCTTGGAGAACAAAAGAGATACTCTGAGATGAGTTCATCCAATTGCCGAGAAATTCCGGAGGAGCCATCGTCATGCGGATCCTCCTTGTCGTTATCTGCTTGTGGAAGAAATGAATTACCTGAAACTATTGCACAAAAGGAGCCAGTAGGCCTGCCGGGACCTACTAATGAGCTCAGTGTGCCACATCCTTTACAGTGTTATCCTGTTCCTCCGTGGGTTTTCCCCGTAGCCCCTAATTGGAGCAACGCAACCTCCATGACAGCAGCTCAGCTGTCCACAGCACAACCTTGCATGCCAAATAGCAACAATTCCAATCAAGTTCAATGGTGCTCTACGCCAATACTAGCAGTTCCTAGCTTTTGTTCACCTAGCATTCCTTTGCAACTTGTACCGGCTTCATATTTAGGCTGCGTGCCTCTGTGGGCTGCTGGAGCAGGAAATTTGGCCGTAAACGGATCTAATGGTTGCTCTTCCCCATCATCCTCTACTAGCACCAGTTGTTGCTCAGGAAATGGCTCGCCAAAGTTAGGCAAGCATGGTAGAGACTTGAATCTTATGGATGAAGAGCAAGCAGACAATTGTGTATTGGTTCCAAAGACTCTGAGAATTGATGACACAAATGAGACTTCAAGAAGTCCTCTATGGGGCACATTAGGTCTTAAGGGAGACCAGAAGAATCCTGTATCAAAAGGTTCTGTCTTCAAGCCTTTTGAATCCAAAGCAGAGAGAAAGGACCATGTACCAGAATCCACTCCTATACTGGAAGCAAATCCAGCAGCTCTTTCGCGCTCCACTACATTCCAGGAGAGCAGTTAA
- the LOC126661915 gene encoding pectinesterase-like isoform X2 yields MEMSALCRASPTPGDVSASRLSPPPPAPDLHLPQNSSSASSNKALASNFPTLESVCLQTDYVPTCRTSLSYVTNGKNSTYQDFIVAAINEAIQDVNFVKDLSKQLLSDSNIGIDHQALNDCDELLSLGLYDLKAAVSAASNNSDLLDTNSADIKNWLSAVLAYQEACSDGLMNKDSKLAMNNALKNPKQKTSNALAILDSYLKIQTPPENNNTSRILLSDDYPSWFSFANRRLLEGNESSTLQPDAIVAGDGSGQFRTIGEALNSYKLNGNGLYVIYVKAGVYNEHVFVPLNLTNVYMYGDGIDKTIVSDSKHATDGFPAYRTATIAVLGDGFVCKSMTIQNRAKSDRETVALRIQSDKAAIFRCKIEGSERSLYALAQRQFYRECIIIGSKDIIFGDSATIIQKSQILVRKSSKLNNFYTVTAQGRTERTETTGFVLHDCNITQETESWNIPTYLGRPAGRYSRTLIMQSYIGNVIDPEGWSLGSSKREKKMCFAELENNGPGADTRKRIKSEGYEIITNNSEAENYFPSNFIQANLWLGQIQVPFEDNLL; encoded by the exons ATGGAGATGAGTGCTCTCTGCAG AGCTTCTCCAACACCTGGTGACGTCTCAGCGTCTCGATTGTCACCACCACCTCCAGCTCCGGATCTACATTTGCCACAAAATTCATCGTCAGCATCTTCAAATAAAGCATTGGCGTCAAACTTTCCTACCCTTGAATCTGTTTGTTTGCAGACAGATTATGTTCCAACTTGCCGAACTTCTTTATCATACGTTACGAATGGAAAAAACTCGACTTACCAAGATTTTATTGTTGCTGCTATTAACGAAGCAATTCAAGATGTGAATTTTGTTAAGGATTTATCGAAACAACTTTTAAGTGACAGCAACATCGGAATTGATCATCAGGCTCTAAATGATTGTGATGAATTGTTATCATTAGGATTATATGATCTTAAGGCTGCAGTTTCTGCAGCATCTAATAACTCGGATTTGTTAGACACAAATTCCGCTGATATCAAGAACTGGTTGAGCGCTGTCCTTGCGTATCAAGAAGCTTGTAGCGACGGACTTATGAACAAGGATAGCAAATTGGCAATGAACAATGCCCTCAAAAATCCGAAACAGAAAACGAGCAATGCTTTAGCTATTCTTGATTCGTATTTGAAGATCCAAACTCCAcctgaaaataataatacatcTCGAATCCTGCTTAGCGACGACTATCCGTCGTGGTTTTCGTTTGCAAACCGGAGGCTTTTAGAGGGGAATGAGAGTAGTACACTGCAGCCTGATGCTATTGTGGCTGGTGATGGATCAGGGCAATTTAGAACCATTGGTGAAGCtctaaattcatataaattaaatggaaatggattatatgttatatatgtcaAGGCAGGAGTCTACAATGAACATGTATTTGTTCCTCTGAATCTTACCAATGTGTATATGTACGGTGACGGGATTGATAAAACAATCGTTTCCGACTCGAAACACGCTACAGATGGATTTCCAGCCTATCGGACAGCTACTATTG CTGTGCTTGGAGATGGATTTGTATGCAAGTCGATGACAATACAAAACAGGGCAAAATCGGATAGAGAAACGGTAGCTCTCAGAATACAATCTGATAAAGCAGCCATCTTCAGGTGCAAGATAGAAGGATCAGAACGCTCATTATACGCATTAGCTCAACGACAATTCTATCGAGAATGTATCATTATCGGATCCAAAGACATAATCTTTGGAGATTCCGCAACAATAATCCAAAAATCTCAAATTCTTGTCAGAAAATCATCcaaattaaataacttttacACCGTAACTGCACAAGGCAGGACAGAAAGAACCGAAACGACAGGATTTGTATTGCATGACTGCAATATAACTCAAGAAACAGAATCTTGGAATATTCCGACGTACTTAGGTCGGCCCGCCGGACGATATTCAAGAACCCTAATTATGCAATCTTATATAGGAAATGTGATAGATCCTGAAGGTTGGTCATTAGGGTCTTctaagagagaaaagaaaatgtGTTTTGCAGAATTAGAAAATAATGGACCTGGAGCTGATACTAGAAAAAGAATTAAATCTGAAGGATACGAGATTATTACTAATAATTCAGAGgcagaaaattattt